A segment of the Candidatus Hydrogenedentota bacterium genome:
TCAAAACAGCAACTCAGGCATTCCAGAAGTTTCTGATGCACGGCGCCGCGGGCCGGCGCCAGGCGATAGTAGCTCCATTGTCCTTCCTTACGGGCCAGGACCAGGCCGGCGCGGCGCAGGTAGGCCAGATGCCGCGAGGCCTTGGGCTGCGGCACGCCCAACACGTCGACAATGTGGCAGACGCACAGCTCGCCGTCGCGGAG
Coding sequences within it:
- a CDS encoding helix-turn-helix transcriptional regulator, which gives rise to LRDGELCVCHIVDVLGVPQPKASRHLAYLRRAGLVLARKEGQWSYYRLAPARGAVHQKLLECLSCCFDEVPELAKDVRLASRKRCCS